A region from the Pseudomonas promysalinigenes genome encodes:
- a CDS encoding MFS transporter, with the protein MDNATSLPAGAAVAPAAEKTTASRLKSIFSGSIGNMVEWYDWYVYAAFSLYFAKAFFPAGDSTAQLLNTAAIFAVGFLMRPIGGWLMGLYADRKGRKAALMASVLLMCAGSLVIALTPGYETIGVAAPILLVIARLMQGLSVGGEYGTSATYLSEMASKDRRGFFSSFQYVTLISGQLIALAVLIILQQTLTTEQLYAWGWRVPFVIGALCAVVALYLRRGMEETASFTKKEKAKESLMRTLMRHPKELLTVVGLTMGGTLAFYTYTTYMQKYLVNTVGMSISDSTTISAATLFLFMCLQPVIGGLSDKIGRRPILIAFGVLGTLFTVPILSTLHTIQTWWGAFFLIMAALIIVSGYTSINAVVKAELFPTEIRALGVGLPYALTVSIFGGTAEYVALWFKSVGMESGFYWYVTACIACSLLVYATMKDTKQHSRITTD; encoded by the coding sequence ATGGATAACGCCACCTCCCTGCCAGCCGGGGCGGCCGTCGCGCCCGCTGCTGAAAAAACCACCGCCAGCCGCCTTAAATCGATCTTCAGTGGGTCCATCGGCAACATGGTCGAATGGTACGACTGGTACGTTTACGCTGCATTCTCGCTGTACTTCGCCAAGGCCTTCTTCCCGGCTGGCGACTCCACCGCTCAACTGCTCAATACTGCCGCGATCTTCGCCGTGGGCTTTCTGATGCGCCCAATCGGTGGCTGGTTGATGGGCCTGTATGCAGACCGCAAGGGCCGCAAGGCTGCGCTGATGGCTTCGGTGCTGCTGATGTGCGCCGGCTCCCTGGTGATCGCCCTGACCCCAGGCTATGAAACCATCGGCGTCGCCGCGCCGATCCTGCTGGTTATCGCACGCCTGATGCAGGGCCTTTCGGTCGGCGGCGAGTACGGTACCTCTGCCACCTACCTGAGCGAGATGGCCAGCAAGGACCGCCGTGGCTTCTTCTCCAGCTTCCAGTACGTAACGCTGATTTCCGGCCAGCTCATTGCTCTGGCGGTACTGATCATCCTGCAGCAGACCCTGACCACTGAGCAATTGTATGCCTGGGGCTGGCGTGTACCTTTCGTGATCGGTGCGCTGTGCGCGGTGGTCGCCCTGTACCTGCGTCGCGGCATGGAAGAAACCGCCTCCTTCACCAAGAAGGAAAAGGCCAAAGAAAGCCTGATGCGCACCCTCATGCGCCACCCCAAGGAACTGCTGACCGTGGTCGGCCTGACCATGGGCGGCACACTGGCCTTCTACACCTACACCACCTACATGCAGAAGTACCTGGTCAATACCGTGGGTATGAGCATCAGTGACTCGACCACCATCTCGGCAGCCACGCTGTTCCTGTTCATGTGCCTGCAGCCGGTGATCGGCGGCCTTTCCGATAAGATCGGCCGACGCCCGATCCTGATCGCCTTCGGCGTACTTGGCACCCTGTTCACCGTGCCGATTCTCAGCACCCTGCACACCATCCAGACCTGGTGGGGCGCGTTCTTCCTGATCATGGCGGCGCTGATCATCGTCAGTGGCTATACCTCGATCAACGCAGTGGTCAAAGCCGAGCTGTTCCCGACTGAAATCCGCGCCCTGGGCGTTGGCCTGCCGTATGCGCTGACCGTCTCGATCTTCGGCGGTACCGCTGAGTACGTTGCCCTGTGGTTCAAGAGCGTAGGCATGGAGAGCGGCTTCTATTGGTACGTCACAGCGTGCATCGCTTGCTCGCTGTTGGTGTACGCCACCATGAAAGACACCAAGCAGCATTCGCGGATTACCACCGACTGA
- a CDS encoding 5-guanidino-2-oxopentanoate decarboxylase: protein MATCGEVLVKFLEGYGVDHVFGIPGVHTVELYRGLAGSSIRHITPRHEQGAGFMADGYARTRGKPGVCFIITGPGMTNITTAMGQAYADSIPMLVISSVQSRDQLGGGRGKLHELPNQAALVSGVAAFSQTLMSAADLPQVLARAFAVFDSARPRPVHIEIPLDVLVEPADHLLPARAIRSARAGAAPGPVAAMAQRLANARRPLILAGGGALAAGAPLAQLAEHLQAPVALTINAKGLLPAGHPLQIGSTQSLVATRELVEEADVVLAIGTELAETDYDVTFKGGFKIPGSLLRIDIDPDQTVRNYLPELALVADAQLAAQALLEALRLLPAPPCDEGWGAARALRLRKAMAAGWDQPTLSQTRLLTSILQRLPNAILVGDSTQPVYTGNLTLDMQAPRRWFNASTGYGTLGYALPAAMGAWLGSAEQPNERAPAVCLIGDGGMQFTLPELASAVEAKVPLIVLLWNNQGYEEIKKYMVNRSIEPVGVDIHTPDFIGVARALGADAEQVDDVMHLQAALGRAVQRQGPTLIQVDQNAWHAAVTG from the coding sequence ATGGCAACCTGCGGCGAAGTACTGGTCAAATTCCTTGAAGGATATGGCGTAGACCATGTCTTTGGCATTCCTGGTGTACATACCGTGGAGCTGTACCGTGGTTTGGCAGGTTCGTCGATCCGCCACATCACCCCGCGCCACGAGCAAGGCGCTGGGTTCATGGCTGACGGCTATGCCCGAACCCGCGGCAAGCCTGGCGTGTGCTTCATCATCACCGGCCCTGGCATGACCAACATCACCACTGCCATGGGCCAGGCCTATGCCGACTCCATTCCCATGCTGGTGATCTCCAGTGTGCAATCGCGTGACCAATTGGGCGGTGGCCGCGGCAAACTGCACGAGCTGCCCAATCAGGCAGCGTTGGTGTCGGGCGTTGCGGCGTTTTCCCAGACGCTGATGAGCGCCGCTGACCTGCCTCAGGTGCTGGCGCGTGCCTTTGCCGTGTTCGACAGTGCACGCCCGCGCCCGGTGCATATCGAGATCCCCTTGGATGTGCTGGTCGAGCCGGCGGACCATTTGCTGCCCGCCCGTGCGATACGCAGCGCCCGCGCAGGCGCAGCCCCTGGCCCTGTGGCGGCCATGGCCCAGCGCCTGGCCAACGCCCGCCGGCCACTCATCCTGGCCGGTGGCGGTGCGCTGGCGGCGGGCGCGCCGTTGGCGCAGTTGGCGGAGCACCTGCAGGCGCCTGTCGCCCTGACCATCAATGCCAAAGGGTTGCTGCCGGCCGGCCATCCACTGCAGATTGGTTCGACCCAGTCACTGGTTGCTACCCGTGAGCTGGTGGAGGAGGCCGATGTGGTATTGGCGATCGGCACCGAACTTGCCGAGACCGACTACGACGTGACCTTCAAGGGCGGCTTCAAGATTCCAGGCAGCCTGCTGCGAATCGACATCGACCCCGACCAGACCGTGCGCAACTACCTACCGGAACTGGCCCTGGTCGCCGATGCCCAGTTGGCTGCCCAGGCGTTGTTAGAGGCCCTGCGGTTGCTGCCAGCGCCACCCTGTGATGAAGGTTGGGGCGCTGCCCGTGCCCTGCGGTTGCGCAAGGCCATGGCGGCCGGCTGGGATCAGCCCACCTTGAGCCAGACCCGCTTGCTGACGAGCATTTTGCAGCGCCTGCCAAACGCGATCCTGGTAGGGGATTCGACCCAGCCGGTGTACACCGGCAACCTGACCCTGGACATGCAGGCACCACGCCGTTGGTTCAATGCATCGACCGGTTACGGCACGTTGGGCTATGCGTTGCCTGCTGCAATGGGCGCTTGGCTCGGCAGTGCCGAACAGCCCAACGAGCGTGCGCCTGCGGTCTGCCTGATCGGCGACGGCGGCATGCAGTTCACCTTGCCGGAACTGGCCAGCGCCGTAGAGGCCAAGGTGCCCCTGATCGTATTGCTGTGGAATAACCAAGGTTACGAGGAGATCAAGAAGTACATGGTCAACCGCTCGATCGAACCGGTGGGCGTGGATATTCACACCCCCGACTTCATCGGGGTGGCACGTGCATTGGGCGCCGACGCCGAGCAGGTTGACGATGTCATGCACCTGCAGGCTGCACTGGGCAGGGCAGTGCAGCGCCAAGGCCCGACGCTGATCCAGGTCGATCAGAACGCCTGGCACGCCGCAGTCACGGGCTGA
- a CDS encoding flavin reductase family protein, protein MYYYEPAKGHGLPHDPFNAIVGPRPIGWISSQSQDGQLNLAPYSFFNAFNYIPPIIGFCSVGRKDSLNNIEQTGEFVWNLATRPLAEQMNQSCAAVPADVNEFELSGLTAVPSSIVKVPRVGETPVAFECKVTQIVQLTRADQQLVPSWLILGEVVAVHIAEHLLKDGIYDTAAAEPILRGGGPADYFELGNLFKMARPQA, encoded by the coding sequence ATGTACTACTACGAACCCGCCAAAGGCCACGGCCTGCCACACGACCCCTTCAATGCCATCGTTGGTCCGCGCCCCATCGGCTGGATCTCTTCGCAGAGCCAAGATGGCCAGTTGAACCTTGCGCCCTACAGCTTCTTCAACGCCTTCAACTACATCCCCCCGATCATCGGTTTCTGCAGCGTCGGGCGCAAAGACAGCCTGAACAACATCGAGCAGACTGGCGAATTCGTCTGGAACCTGGCGACCCGCCCATTGGCCGAGCAAATGAATCAAAGCTGCGCGGCTGTGCCTGCCGACGTCAACGAGTTCGAACTGAGCGGCCTTACGGCAGTGCCGTCGAGTATCGTCAAAGTGCCGCGCGTGGGCGAAACGCCGGTGGCTTTCGAGTGCAAGGTGACCCAGATCGTCCAGCTCACACGCGCCGACCAGCAACTGGTGCCGAGCTGGTTGATCCTGGGTGAGGTGGTGGCGGTACACATTGCCGAGCACTTGCTCAAGGACGGTATCTACGACACCGCCGCGGCCGAACCGATCCTGCGTGGCGGTGGCCCAGCGGATTATTTCGAGCTGGGCAACCTGTTCAAGATGGCTCGCCCACAGGCCTGA
- a CDS encoding MDR family MFS transporter encodes MTAALPPTVLRNVLTALMLAIFLGALDQTIVAVSMPAISAQFDDFGLLAWVISGYMVAMTIAVPIYGKLGDLYGRRRMILTGISLFTLASIGCALAQNMPQLVMARVLQGIGAGGMVSVSQAIIGDFVPPRERGRYQGYFSSMYAVASVAGPVLGGWLTEYLSWRWVFWINLPLGLLALWAIHRALAGMPVQHRQARVDYLGAVLLIIGLGSLLLGITLVGQGQPWTAPSVLALFACAVFGLALFIGHERRCPEPLLPMGLFGNRVAVLCWAVIFCASFQSISLTMLMPLRFQGITGAGADSAALHLLPLAMGLPIGAFTGGRMTSRTGRFKPQILAGALLMPVAICAMAITPPQSAMLGGLFMLLTGIACGLQFPTSLVGTQSAVDSRDIGVATSTTNLFRSLGGAMGVACMSSLLLALLHHDGFELLGNPLLGSLKAGQADPDTQTRLLATFRHVLLGSASIALLGLLAALALPDRQLRGR; translated from the coding sequence GTGACCGCCGCCCTGCCCCCGACCGTTCTGCGCAACGTGCTGACTGCCTTGATGCTGGCGATTTTCCTCGGCGCCCTGGACCAGACCATCGTCGCGGTCTCGATGCCCGCGATCTCAGCTCAATTCGACGACTTCGGCTTGTTGGCCTGGGTCATCTCCGGCTACATGGTGGCGATGACCATTGCCGTGCCCATCTACGGCAAGCTCGGCGACCTCTATGGTCGTCGGCGCATGATCCTCACCGGTATCAGCCTGTTCACCCTGGCCTCGATAGGCTGCGCCCTGGCCCAGAACATGCCGCAACTGGTCATGGCGCGCGTGCTGCAGGGCATAGGCGCCGGCGGCATGGTGTCGGTGAGCCAGGCGATCATTGGTGATTTCGTGCCGCCGCGTGAGCGTGGGCGCTACCAAGGCTACTTCAGCAGCATGTACGCCGTGGCCAGCGTAGCTGGACCGGTGCTCGGCGGCTGGCTGACCGAATACCTGTCCTGGCGCTGGGTGTTCTGGATCAATCTGCCGCTGGGCCTATTGGCGCTTTGGGCGATCCATCGCGCCCTGGCTGGCATGCCGGTGCAGCATCGCCAAGCTCGGGTCGACTATCTAGGCGCCGTGCTATTGATTATTGGCCTGGGCAGCCTGCTGCTAGGTATCACCCTGGTCGGCCAGGGCCAACCCTGGACCGCGCCCTCGGTGCTGGCCTTGTTCGCTTGCGCAGTATTCGGCCTGGCGTTGTTCATTGGCCACGAGCGCCGCTGCCCGGAACCGTTACTGCCCATGGGCCTATTCGGTAACCGGGTGGCGGTGCTGTGCTGGGCGGTGATCTTCTGCGCCAGTTTTCAGTCGATTTCGTTGACCATGTTGATGCCGCTGCGCTTTCAGGGCATCACCGGCGCCGGTGCCGATAGCGCCGCGTTGCATCTGTTGCCATTGGCAATGGGGCTGCCCATTGGCGCGTTTACCGGTGGTCGCATGACCAGCCGTACCGGCCGCTTCAAACCGCAGATTCTGGCCGGCGCACTGCTGATGCCCGTGGCGATCTGCGCAATGGCCATCACCCCACCACAATCGGCCATGCTCGGCGGTCTGTTCATGCTGCTGACTGGCATCGCCTGTGGCCTGCAGTTCCCGACGTCGCTGGTGGGTACACAGAGCGCCGTGGACAGCAGGGATATCGGGGTTGCCACCAGCACCACCAACCTATTCCGTTCGTTGGGAGGCGCCATGGGCGTGGCGTGCATGTCCAGCCTGCTGCTGGCGCTGCTGCATCATGATGGCTTCGAGTTGCTGGGTAACCCGCTGCTAGGCAGCCTCAAGGCCGGGCAGGCGGACCCTGATACGCAAACGCGGCTGCTGGCAACGTTCCGCCATGT
- a CDS encoding LysR family transcriptional regulator: protein MDRLNAMRVFVTVVDLGSQSAAADHLQLSRPVVSRYLAELEHWVGARLMQRTTRKLSLTAAGEQTLPRCRQLLELAGDLQAAVQQPNDAPRGALRISVSTSFGQAQLAPAIADYVRRYPAVKVELQMLDRTVNLVDERIDLAIRTSNDLDPNLIARRLTLCRSVICAAPAYLREHGTPLRVEQLSQHNCLTHAYFGHSLWHFEVDGQQVAVPVQGNISANESMTLQGAALAGAGIAMLPTYQAADALRSGALLRLIPEAKPQALNLNAVYTSRKHMPATLRSMLDFLAHRFKDEPPWDSDLY, encoded by the coding sequence ATGGACCGTCTCAACGCCATGCGCGTTTTCGTCACCGTCGTCGACTTGGGTAGCCAGTCCGCCGCAGCAGATCACCTGCAGCTGTCGCGACCGGTGGTATCGCGCTACCTGGCCGAGCTTGAGCACTGGGTAGGCGCACGCTTGATGCAGCGCACTACCCGCAAACTCAGCCTCACGGCCGCCGGTGAACAGACCCTGCCCCGCTGCCGTCAGTTGCTGGAGCTGGCCGGCGACCTTCAAGCTGCCGTGCAACAACCCAACGATGCGCCCAGGGGCGCACTGCGCATCAGCGTCAGTACTTCGTTTGGCCAGGCCCAGTTGGCACCGGCAATCGCTGACTACGTGCGGCGCTACCCTGCAGTAAAGGTCGAGCTGCAGATGCTCGATCGCACGGTCAACCTGGTGGATGAGCGCATTGACCTGGCGATCCGCACCAGCAATGACCTGGATCCGAACTTGATCGCCAGGCGCTTGACCCTGTGCCGCTCGGTCATCTGCGCAGCACCAGCCTACCTGCGTGAGCACGGCACGCCGCTGCGGGTCGAGCAACTGAGCCAGCATAATTGCCTGACCCACGCCTATTTCGGCCACAGCCTTTGGCATTTCGAGGTAGACGGACAACAGGTCGCCGTCCCGGTGCAAGGCAATATCAGCGCCAACGAGAGCATGACATTGCAGGGGGCGGCTCTGGCCGGCGCTGGCATTGCCATGCTGCCGACCTACCAGGCAGCCGATGCCCTGCGCAGCGGCGCATTGCTGCGCCTGATCCCCGAGGCTAAGCCACAGGCGTTGAACCTGAATGCGGTCTACACCTCCCGCAAGCACATGCCTGCCACGTTGCGCAGCATGCTGGATTTCCTGGCGCACCGGTTCAAGGACGAACCGCCATGGGACAGCGATCTGTATTGA
- a CDS encoding AraC family transcriptional regulator, which yields MTTAPSIDPTLEVQRQELAQLISKHATAPHGPASAIDDLYLVRYTENVRSVPTLAQPALCILAQGSKSLFLGDEQYAYDPLHYMVVSVTLPLSGVKLDASPENPSLGIRMDLDPAEISQLIAESGPMLVPNLPSGRGLYVERTDPQLLDALLRLVRLLDTPRDIDMLAPLIRREILYRLLRGPQGYRLYEIALANSQTHRVCQAITWLNQNYQQPLRIEQLAREVHLSISTLHHRFKAVTSMSPLQYQKQLRLQEARRLMLNDGLEAAVAAYRVGYESPSQFSREYSRLYGAPPIRDVARLRASAS from the coding sequence ATGACCACCGCCCCGTCCATCGATCCAACCCTGGAAGTGCAGCGCCAGGAGTTGGCCCAGCTGATAAGCAAGCACGCCACGGCTCCCCATGGCCCCGCCTCAGCCATCGACGACCTGTACCTGGTGCGCTATACCGAAAACGTGCGCTCGGTGCCGACCCTGGCCCAACCGGCCTTGTGCATTCTGGCCCAGGGCAGCAAAAGCTTGTTCCTGGGCGATGAACAGTATGCCTACGACCCGCTGCATTACATGGTGGTATCGGTAACCCTGCCATTGAGCGGCGTGAAGCTCGACGCCAGCCCGGAAAACCCGAGCCTTGGCATTCGTATGGACTTGGACCCTGCCGAAATCAGCCAGCTGATCGCTGAAAGCGGGCCGATGCTGGTGCCCAATCTGCCCTCCGGCCGTGGCCTGTATGTCGAGCGAACCGACCCGCAACTGCTCGACGCGCTGCTGCGCCTGGTGCGCCTGCTCGACACTCCGCGGGATATCGACATGCTGGCGCCGCTGATTAGGCGCGAGATCCTCTACCGCCTGCTGCGCGGGCCGCAGGGCTACCGCCTGTACGAAATCGCTTTGGCCAATAGCCAGACCCATCGGGTCTGTCAGGCCATCACCTGGCTTAACCAGAACTACCAGCAGCCGCTACGCATCGAGCAACTGGCGCGCGAGGTGCATCTGAGCATCTCGACCTTGCATCACCGCTTCAAGGCCGTCACCTCCATGAGCCCGTTGCAGTACCAGAAGCAACTGCGGTTGCAGGAGGCGCGGCGGCTGATGCTCAACGACGGCCTGGAAGCGGCGGTTGCCGCGTATCGGGTAGGCTATGAAAGCCCGTCGCAGTTCAGCCGCGAATACAGCCGACTCTACGGCGCTCCACCGATCCGCGACGTCGCCAGGCTGCGCGCCAGCGCCAGCTGA
- a CDS encoding isocitrate lyase/PEP mutase family protein, with product MPKASHQDLRFAFRELLASGSCYHTASVFDPMSARIAADLGFEVGILGGSVASLQVLAAPDFALITLSEFVEQATRIGRVAQLPVLADADHGYGNALNVMRTVVELERAGVAALTIEDTLLPAQFGRKSTDLISVEEGVGKIRAALEARVDSSLSIIARTNAGVLSTEEIIVRTQSYQKAGADGICMVGVKDFEHLEQIAEHLSVPLMLVTYANPNLRDDERLARLGVRIVVDGHAAYFAAIKATYDCLRLQRGQQNKSENLNATELSHTYTQPEDYIRWAKEYMSVEE from the coding sequence ATGCCCAAGGCTTCCCACCAAGATCTGCGTTTTGCCTTCCGCGAGCTGCTCGCTTCAGGTTCCTGCTACCACACCGCTTCGGTGTTCGACCCGATGTCGGCACGTATCGCTGCCGACCTGGGTTTCGAAGTCGGCATCCTCGGTGGTTCGGTGGCCTCTTTGCAGGTGCTGGCCGCACCTGACTTTGCCTTAATCACCTTGAGTGAGTTCGTCGAGCAGGCCACGCGCATTGGCCGAGTGGCACAATTGCCGGTGCTCGCCGATGCCGACCACGGTTATGGCAATGCGCTCAATGTGATGCGCACGGTGGTAGAGCTCGAGCGCGCTGGCGTGGCTGCGCTGACCATTGAAGACACCCTCTTGCCCGCCCAGTTCGGGCGTAAGTCCACCGATCTGATTTCGGTTGAAGAAGGCGTGGGCAAGATTCGCGCGGCACTGGAGGCGCGTGTCGACTCGTCGCTGTCGATCATCGCCCGCACCAACGCAGGCGTGCTCAGCACCGAGGAAATCATTGTCCGCACTCAGAGCTACCAGAAGGCGGGTGCCGATGGCATCTGCATGGTCGGGGTGAAGGATTTCGAGCACCTGGAGCAGATTGCCGAGCACCTTAGCGTGCCGTTGATGCTGGTGACTTACGCTAACCCCAACCTGCGTGACGATGAACGCCTGGCGCGACTGGGGGTGCGGATCGTGGTAGATGGCCATGCCGCCTACTTCGCAGCGATCAAGGCGACCTACGACTGCCTGCGCCTGCAGCGCGGTCAACAGAACAAGTCCGAAAACCTCAACGCTACCGAGCTTTCGCATACCTATACCCAGCCCGAGGACTACATCCGTTGGGCCAAGGAGTACATGAGCGTCGAGGAGTGA
- a CDS encoding antibiotic biosynthesis monooxygenase family protein codes for MTQRQPVTHLAFIRACSGRSAELGARLRDLLEPSLQTPGCLSFTVQRSQADADLWLLSGSWQDQQAMTGYFASPTLNVFGELVQAQVVSSLDLHTFD; via the coding sequence ATGACCCAGCGCCAACCGGTCACTCACCTGGCTTTCATTCGTGCCTGCAGCGGCCGTTCCGCCGAACTTGGCGCACGCCTGCGCGACCTGCTCGAACCGTCCTTGCAGACCCCGGGCTGCCTTAGCTTTACGGTGCAGCGTTCCCAGGCCGACGCCGACCTGTGGCTGCTTAGCGGTAGCTGGCAGGACCAACAGGCAATGACGGGCTACTTCGCCTCGCCCACCTTGAATGTGTTCGGCGAACTGGTTCAAGCGCAGGTAGTCAGCAGCCTGGACTTGCATACCTTCGATTGA
- a CDS encoding LysR substrate-binding domain-containing protein, with translation MKRLPPLPALYTFLVTAQHCNFTRAAQQLHITQGAVSRQIAGLEEHLGYALFQRQARGLSLTREGQDWLPRVQQVFGLIEQGVREVGGRNATLQLKAPTCVMRWLLPRLMEWQALRPDVPVELTTTVQHGVDFRREGFDAAVVYGDAPNHGLRVRKLFDEQLTPVCAPSLLQGPVALREVRDLAQHMLLHPSRDEHDWRLWLHAAGVDLHNPGRKQHFETLDMAMAMASQGTGVAIGDWALIGDDLRSGRLCMPFPLKVRTGKGYYLASQAKSLPPGLVELMDWLEQQASP, from the coding sequence ATGAAACGCCTACCTCCCCTGCCAGCGCTTTACACCTTTCTGGTCACGGCGCAGCATTGCAATTTCACCCGCGCTGCACAGCAGCTTCACATCACCCAGGGCGCCGTCAGCCGTCAGATTGCCGGGCTCGAAGAACATCTGGGTTATGCCTTGTTTCAGCGCCAGGCCCGCGGCCTGAGCCTGACCCGCGAGGGCCAGGATTGGTTGCCTCGGGTACAACAGGTCTTTGGCCTGATCGAACAGGGCGTGCGCGAGGTTGGCGGGCGCAATGCCACCTTGCAGCTCAAGGCCCCAACCTGCGTGATGCGCTGGCTGCTGCCACGGCTGATGGAGTGGCAGGCGCTGAGGCCTGATGTGCCAGTGGAGCTGACCACCACAGTGCAGCATGGGGTGGACTTTCGCCGTGAAGGTTTCGATGCGGCTGTGGTCTATGGCGATGCACCCAACCATGGGCTGCGAGTGCGCAAGCTGTTCGACGAACAACTGACGCCTGTCTGCGCGCCATCGCTGCTGCAGGGGCCAGTTGCGCTGCGAGAGGTCCGGGACTTGGCGCAGCATATGTTGCTGCACCCCTCCCGAGATGAACATGACTGGCGGCTATGGCTTCACGCTGCGGGGGTGGACCTGCACAACCCGGGGCGCAAGCAGCATTTTGAAACGCTGGACATGGCGATGGCCATGGCCTCGCAAGGCACAGGTGTGGCGATCGGCGACTGGGCGCTGATCGGCGATGACTTGCGTAGCGGCAGGCTGTGCATGCCGTTCCCGCTCAAGGTGCGTACCGGCAAAGGGTATTACCTGGCGAGCCAGGCCAAGAGCCTGCCGCCGGGGCTGGTAGAACTCATGGACTGGCTGGAGCAGCAGGCCAGCCCATGA
- a CDS encoding MBL fold metallo-hydrolase yields MSLLTPLRGLLLACVALAGPALAAAPLHLEVYNPGEQAIFPVSSVIVSGDQDAILIDAQFGKAQAEQLVQRLRASGKRLTTIYISHGDPDYYFGLDTVTRAFPKAKVLASAATLAHIRQTMDAKLAYWGPLMGADKPAQLVLPQALKGQHLMLEGRALEVVGLDGPQPERSFVWIPSIKAVVGGVVVSQNIHVWMADTQTAKSHADWLGTLARIQALAPRTVVPGHYLGQSNHSLDAVRFTADYIRAFDAETSEATNSGALIQAMKQRYPKLADESSLELSAKVAKGEMKW; encoded by the coding sequence ATGTCGTTGCTTACACCTTTGCGTGGCCTTTTACTGGCATGTGTTGCCTTGGCCGGCCCCGCGCTTGCCGCAGCGCCTTTGCACCTGGAGGTCTACAACCCAGGCGAACAGGCAATCTTTCCGGTCAGTTCGGTGATCGTGAGTGGAGACCAAGACGCCATCCTCATCGATGCTCAATTCGGCAAGGCTCAGGCCGAACAACTGGTGCAGCGCCTGCGTGCCAGCGGCAAGCGCCTGACCACTATCTATATCAGCCATGGCGACCCGGATTACTACTTCGGCCTGGATACCGTGACCCGTGCCTTCCCCAAGGCCAAGGTGTTGGCCTCGGCAGCAACGCTGGCTCACATCCGCCAGACCATGGATGCCAAGCTTGCGTATTGGGGGCCGCTAATGGGTGCCGATAAACCGGCGCAGCTGGTGTTGCCCCAGGCACTCAAGGGCCAGCACCTGATGCTCGAAGGCCGAGCGCTGGAGGTCGTGGGGCTGGACGGGCCGCAGCCTGAGCGCAGCTTTGTCTGGATTCCCTCGATCAAGGCAGTGGTTGGCGGTGTCGTGGTTTCGCAGAACATCCATGTGTGGATGGCTGACACCCAGACAGCCAAGTCCCATGCTGATTGGCTTGGTACGCTGGCCAGGATCCAGGCCTTGGCACCTCGTACGGTTGTGCCGGGGCACTACCTGGGCCAGAGCAACCACTCCCTCGACGCAGTGCGTTTTACGGCCGATTACATTCGTGCCTTCGATGCCGAAACCAGCGAAGCGACAAACAGTGGCGCCCTCATCCAAGCGATGAAGCAACGCTACCCCAAGCTTGCCGATGAAAGTTCGCTGGAACTCAGCGCCAAGGTCGCCAAAGGTGAAATGAAGTGGTGA
- a CDS encoding heme utilization protein, whose protein sequence is MKSKLILTLALSVFAAGAFAEDGFDRTSAHTFAAVSQSASYAEDGFDHTGAQRFAEDGFDHTNAQRFAEDGFDHTNAQRFAEDGFDHTNAQRFAEDGFDHTNAQRFAEDGFDRTNGHRIS, encoded by the coding sequence ATGAAAAGCAAACTGATCCTGACCCTGGCCCTCTCGGTTTTCGCTGCTGGCGCATTCGCTGAAGATGGGTTCGACCGTACCAGTGCACACACCTTTGCAGCAGTGAGTCAATCTGCCAGCTACGCCGAAGACGGTTTCGACCACACTGGCGCACAACGCTTCGCCGAAGATGGTTTCGATCACACCAACGCGCAACGCTTCGCCGAAGACGGTTTCGATCACACCAACGCACAACGCTTCGCCGAAGACGGTTTCGATCACACCAACGCACAACGCTTTGCCGAAGACGGTTTCGATCACACCAATGCGCAGCGCTTTGCCGAAGATGGCTTCGACCGCACCAATGGCCACCGCATCAGCTGA